A genomic stretch from Desulfohalobium retbaense DSM 5692 includes:
- a CDS encoding PTS system mannose/fructose/sorbose family transporter subunit IID, whose translation MASLRWPTLLRCFLRTYLVGANFNPRGLQNMGLAYAMDPGLRALYENGRMLRRARKRYLHHYNTHPWWTPLLVGCFLHLEQRLEAGGLTPQNIISIRQTVTYTLSAIGDSFFGGSLLVGWALGAVVFLMQGMYAAAVLWLAGSLILLQVFKIWLFGVGVSQGMGFLQRLKRWNLINWGRRVKIGNALLALGIVWQVFPVALPEWAIVLWAGMLTVLAGLAARSRVWREIWIIGLCVVALVGMLGV comes from the coding sequence GTGGCGTCACTGCGTTGGCCTACACTTTTGCGCTGTTTTTTGCGCACCTATCTGGTAGGGGCCAACTTCAATCCCCGCGGATTGCAGAATATGGGGCTGGCGTACGCCATGGACCCGGGCCTGAGGGCGTTGTACGAGAATGGGCGCATGTTGCGGCGCGCCAGAAAGCGGTATCTGCACCACTACAACACCCACCCGTGGTGGACCCCGCTGCTGGTCGGCTGCTTTTTACATCTCGAGCAGCGCCTGGAGGCGGGCGGTCTCACGCCCCAGAACATTATCTCCATTCGCCAGACCGTGACCTACACCCTTTCGGCCATTGGCGATTCGTTTTTCGGCGGTTCTCTGCTTGTCGGCTGGGCACTGGGAGCTGTTGTCTTTCTTATGCAGGGGATGTATGCCGCGGCCGTCTTGTGGCTTGCGGGAAGCCTGATTTTGCTGCAGGTGTTCAAGATCTGGCTTTTTGGGGTTGGGGTGAGCCAGGGCATGGGATTTTTGCAGCGCCTCAAACGCTGGAATCTCATCAATTGGGGGCGGCGGGTGAAAATCGGCAACGCCCTGCTTGCGTTGGGGATTGTGTGGCAGGTTTTTCCTGTGGCCTTGCCCGAATGGGCGATAGTGCTCTGGGCGGGGATGCTCACGGTCTTGGCAGGTCTTGCTGCTCGCAGTCGCGTGTGGCGGGAAATATGGATCATCGGGTTGTGTGTCGTGGCTCTGGTTGGGATGCTCGGCGTATAA
- the ptsP gene encoding phosphoenolpyruvate--protein phosphotransferase, which produces MARHILSGIPVSTGITIGRVYYLNRGRFCLSARQTVAEGLVDQEIHRLKYAFDQALVELEEIRAKVPEELREHASIIDSHLMILRDPKLRQSAQNYVREMRLNAEWALEKAVDDIEKVFASIEDEYIRDRILDVRSVAERVYKQMLGCEEGPKAITSRVILVAHDLTPADTIEMEVDKIMGFATALGGKTSHVGILARSLQIPAVVGVTDLEDSIQDDDEVIIDGLQGKVFIAPDNEELAQYTELKDQFEAYQSTIMRSCHLPGETIDGYRVNVLANIELFEEVTSVLDHGGEGIGLYRTEYSYLNRNELPSENELFEEYWDLASIVAPERLVIRTLDLGGDKLSDLFGHLEEANPALGLRAIRFCRQYPYLFRTQLRAILRASVTGNVSIMFPMVSGLNELVELKRFVEGVKQELRRENIAYNPDTPIGIMVELPSAVMTADILAKEVDFFSIGTNDLIQYSLGIDRTNKYVSYLYQPLHPALLRSIKSVVDAGHQAGIEVSLCGEMASDPFCVPILMGMQVDNLSINPQSIPGIKRIIRNATMEECAYLLKQVINSSSVAKNNALVQDIIFKRFPEEIMFYSSMLGNDEERPGGLFG; this is translated from the coding sequence ATGGCCCGACATATTTTGTCTGGAATCCCTGTCTCCACCGGCATTACTATCGGCCGGGTCTATTATCTCAACCGGGGACGGTTTTGTCTCAGTGCCAGACAGACCGTGGCCGAAGGGCTTGTGGACCAGGAAATCCATCGGCTCAAGTACGCCTTTGACCAAGCCCTGGTCGAGCTTGAGGAGATACGGGCCAAGGTCCCTGAGGAACTCCGGGAGCACGCCTCGATCATCGATTCGCATTTGATGATCCTGCGCGATCCGAAACTGCGCCAGTCGGCCCAGAACTATGTCCGCGAAATGCGTTTGAACGCGGAATGGGCTCTGGAAAAGGCGGTTGACGATATCGAGAAGGTCTTTGCCAGCATCGAGGATGAATATATCCGGGACCGGATTCTGGATGTTCGCTCTGTGGCCGAGCGGGTCTATAAACAAATGCTCGGTTGCGAGGAGGGCCCGAAGGCGATCACCAGTCGGGTCATTCTGGTGGCCCATGACCTGACTCCCGCTGATACCATCGAGATGGAGGTGGACAAGATCATGGGGTTTGCCACCGCCCTGGGCGGGAAGACCTCGCATGTAGGCATTCTGGCCCGGTCGCTGCAGATTCCAGCCGTGGTGGGGGTGACCGACCTTGAAGATTCGATTCAGGATGACGACGAGGTCATCATCGACGGTCTGCAGGGCAAAGTGTTCATTGCTCCCGACAATGAGGAACTGGCTCAGTATACCGAACTCAAGGATCAGTTCGAGGCCTACCAAAGCACGATCATGCGCAGCTGCCACTTGCCCGGGGAGACCATCGACGGGTACCGGGTCAACGTGCTGGCGAATATCGAATTGTTCGAAGAGGTGACCTCGGTCCTTGATCACGGCGGGGAGGGCATTGGCCTGTACCGGACTGAATACAGTTACCTCAATCGCAATGAACTGCCTTCGGAAAATGAACTCTTTGAGGAGTATTGGGACCTGGCCTCCATCGTCGCCCCGGAGCGTCTGGTCATCCGCACCCTCGATCTGGGCGGCGACAAATTGAGCGATCTTTTCGGGCACCTGGAGGAGGCCAATCCGGCCCTCGGATTGCGGGCGATCCGGTTTTGCCGCCAGTACCCCTATTTGTTCCGCACGCAATTGCGGGCCATTCTCCGGGCCAGTGTGACCGGGAATGTTTCGATCATGTTTCCCATGGTTTCCGGACTCAATGAGCTGGTCGAGCTGAAGCGGTTTGTCGAGGGCGTCAAACAGGAATTGCGCCGCGAAAATATCGCCTACAATCCGGATACCCCCATCGGAATCATGGTCGAGCTGCCGTCCGCAGTGATGACCGCGGATATCCTGGCCAAAGAAGTCGATTTTTTCAGTATCGGGACCAACGATCTCATCCAATACTCACTGGGGATCGACCGGACCAATAAATACGTCTCCTATCTGTATCAGCCGCTGCACCCGGCCCTGTTGCGCAGCATCAAGTCTGTTGTCGACGCGGGACACCAGGCCGGTATCGAAGTCAGCCTCTGCGGCGAAATGGCCTCGGACCCGTTTTGCGTGCCCATTTTGATGGGCATGCAAGTGGACAATTTGAGCATCAATCCGCAATCGATCCCGGGAATCAAGCGGATCATCCGCAACGCGACCATGGAAGAATGCGCCTATCTGCTCAAACAGGTCATCAATAGTTCGTCGGTGGCCAAAAATAACGCCCTGGTCCAGGACATTATCTTCAAGCGTTTTCCGGAAGAAATCATGTTCTATTCCTCCATGCTCGGCAACGATGAGGAGCGCCCGGGCGGATTATTCGGGTAA
- the rsmI gene encoding 16S rRNA (cytidine(1402)-2'-O)-methyltransferase, with protein MPSNSPTLWIVATPLGNPGDLSPRAREVLTAVDLVLAEDTRRAGKLFELVGLTGPGFLSFHEHNEQARLQTVLGHLGQGQDAALISDAGTPLVADPGYRLVRACREAGYAVRPVPGPSAPVTALMASGLPPYPFTFLGFLPRKVGQQRQIWRQYGGLPCTIVFFERKSRLVETLAVAASELGSRELCLARELTKTHEEFIITRLDRWASLDREWRGEFTVVIGPAEEQVASTEEARAWLKRASDEGGRPKAIVRSAQEHVPGWSAKALYELLMQLQGKE; from the coding sequence ATGCCTTCGAACTCTCCAACATTGTGGATAGTCGCCACTCCTCTTGGCAACCCTGGTGACTTGTCGCCGCGGGCCAGGGAGGTCTTGACGGCGGTCGATCTGGTGCTGGCCGAGGACACCCGACGTGCGGGCAAGCTCTTTGAACTGGTCGGCCTGACGGGCCCTGGTTTTTTGAGTTTTCATGAGCACAACGAACAGGCCCGGCTGCAGACTGTTCTGGGACACCTGGGGCAGGGACAGGATGCGGCCTTGATTTCGGATGCGGGAACGCCTTTGGTGGCCGATCCGGGATACCGCCTCGTCCGTGCCTGCCGGGAGGCGGGGTACGCGGTCCGACCGGTCCCTGGCCCTTCGGCTCCGGTAACGGCTTTGATGGCCAGCGGACTGCCGCCGTATCCCTTCACCTTTCTGGGATTTTTGCCGCGGAAAGTCGGCCAGCAACGTCAGATCTGGCGGCAATACGGGGGGCTTCCGTGTACGATTGTTTTTTTTGAACGAAAAAGCCGTCTGGTGGAAACCCTGGCTGTGGCGGCTTCCGAACTGGGTTCGCGTGAACTCTGTCTGGCCCGTGAATTGACCAAGACCCATGAGGAGTTTATTATAACCCGTCTGGACCGGTGGGCTTCTCTTGACCGGGAATGGCGGGGAGAATTCACGGTGGTCATCGGTCCGGCCGAAGAGCAGGTCGCCTCGACCGAAGAAGCCCGGGCCTGGCTCAAGCGGGCCAGTGACGAGGGCGGCCGTCCCAAAGCCATTGTTCGTTCCGCTCAGGAGCATGTGCCGGGATGGTCGGCGAAAGCCCTGTACGAACTGCTGATGCAACTGCAAGGCAAGGAGTAG
- the argJ gene encoding bifunctional glutamate N-acetyltransferase/amino-acid acetyltransferase ArgJ → MIQVPQGFYFAAHGAGFKYTGRDDVACLASDRPAAAAGVFTQNVFQAAPVLVAREQLQKRQTAQAVLVNAGQANACTGQTGVDNCRQTLRLAGEALEMDSADILPASTGVIGDQLVMDLWPQAVRGLRTSAGQAGPLDAAKAIVTTDSFPKIAWRSVTVGGREIRILGLAKGAGMICPNMATMLGFVLCDGAIEPQLWQTMLARAADRSFNRITVDGDTSTNDCVLGLANGASDVTVDTATPGFQEALEAVCRDLAYFIVQDAEGGTKVVRIHVRGASSDQDAEQAARTIAHSPLVKTALFGRDPNWGRIVAALGRSGATVAPESTSVWMGGLPLFENGVPVDADLDSLLAPYLDRREVPLEIDLGLGDKSAEVLTSDLTLDYVRINAEYRT, encoded by the coding sequence ATGATCCAGGTCCCGCAAGGGTTTTATTTTGCCGCCCACGGCGCGGGGTTTAAATATACCGGACGCGATGACGTGGCCTGTCTCGCCAGCGACCGCCCGGCAGCCGCAGCCGGTGTCTTTACGCAGAATGTCTTCCAGGCCGCCCCGGTCCTTGTGGCCCGGGAGCAACTGCAAAAGCGCCAAACAGCGCAAGCCGTTTTGGTCAATGCTGGTCAGGCCAACGCCTGTACCGGGCAGACCGGCGTGGACAATTGCCGGCAGACGCTGCGCTTGGCGGGTGAGGCCCTGGAGATGGATTCCGCAGACATCCTTCCCGCCTCGACGGGCGTGATCGGGGACCAATTGGTGATGGATCTCTGGCCCCAGGCTGTTCGCGGGTTGCGTACTTCCGCTGGCCAAGCGGGACCGCTGGACGCGGCTAAAGCCATTGTGACCACTGACAGCTTTCCCAAGATTGCCTGGCGCAGCGTGACCGTCGGGGGGAGAGAGATCCGTATTCTGGGCCTGGCCAAGGGGGCGGGCATGATCTGCCCGAATATGGCCACCATGCTTGGCTTTGTCCTTTGCGACGGGGCGATTGAGCCCCAGCTGTGGCAGACGATGCTGGCCCGGGCCGCAGACCGGAGTTTCAACCGTATCACGGTCGACGGCGACACGAGCACCAACGATTGTGTGCTGGGGTTGGCCAACGGCGCCAGCGATGTGACGGTGGACACTGCGACGCCCGGCTTTCAGGAGGCCTTGGAGGCGGTCTGCCGTGATCTGGCCTATTTCATCGTCCAGGACGCTGAGGGTGGCACCAAGGTGGTTCGTATCCATGTCCGGGGGGCGTCGTCCGACCAGGACGCCGAGCAGGCGGCACGGACTATCGCCCATTCGCCGCTGGTCAAAACAGCGCTTTTCGGGCGGGATCCGAATTGGGGGCGCATCGTGGCGGCCCTGGGACGGTCCGGCGCGACTGTTGCCCCGGAATCGACGTCGGTCTGGATGGGCGGATTGCCGCTCTTCGAAAACGGGGTCCCGGTGGATGCGGATTTGGACAGCCTTTTGGCACCGTATTTGGACCGCAGGGAAGTGCCACTGGAAATCGACCTCGGTCTTGGGGACAAGAGCGCTGAAGTCCTGACTTCGGATTTGACCCTGGACTACGTCCGCATCAACGCCGAATATCGGACGTAA
- a CDS encoding (Fe-S)-binding protein, producing the protein MERFASDIHRGECVMCGKCLEVCPLFQATDNEELSPRAKADLLQAMAGGGDLSEAAVRRLAGICLGCQRCRDVCPQNVDVPRQLQALKAAHPGWRNWIWGRLVDNAPRLYPLLAAWGRRAPGLAPSSRRELLRSLGRNRSLPDQVETGKAREGLVQEACMLFPGCAARFAKTGWLGTTEAVLKQAADTVLATPDWACCGFTLGQAGLPEEQHRLQAENVRLWREAGRPRLVVFCATCLAGLQAYGALDDVWQDAAERDAWLTCLTPLWRLIPEPGPVPVPPLAGFKVVAHSPCHSEAGEGQWLAAVLRSQGAEVLSLDQCCGLGGSMQLEHPELCTRVGHAFWDRVPSQIDAVVTGCAGCVIQLGATAPAGIQVGHWLELLTTQ; encoded by the coding sequence ATGGAGCGCTTTGCGTCGGACATCCATCGGGGCGAATGTGTCATGTGCGGCAAATGCCTCGAAGTCTGCCCTCTTTTTCAGGCCACGGATAACGAGGAACTCAGTCCGCGGGCCAAGGCCGATCTGCTCCAGGCGATGGCAGGGGGCGGCGATCTTTCCGAGGCCGCTGTGCGACGTCTGGCCGGTATCTGTCTTGGGTGCCAGCGGTGCCGGGATGTCTGTCCCCAGAATGTCGATGTCCCCCGGCAATTGCAGGCCTTGAAAGCCGCACACCCGGGCTGGCGCAACTGGATCTGGGGGCGTCTGGTGGACAACGCCCCGCGTTTGTACCCCCTTTTGGCAGCCTGGGGGCGCCGCGCTCCGGGGTTGGCCCCGTCAAGCCGCCGGGAGCTTCTGCGCAGCCTCGGCCGCAACCGCTCCTTGCCGGACCAGGTGGAGACAGGTAAAGCTCGGGAGGGCCTTGTTCAAGAGGCCTGTATGCTTTTCCCGGGCTGTGCGGCCCGTTTTGCCAAGACCGGCTGGCTTGGCACGACTGAGGCCGTTTTGAAGCAGGCGGCGGACACGGTCCTCGCCACGCCGGACTGGGCCTGTTGCGGTTTTACGTTGGGCCAGGCCGGATTGCCGGAAGAACAGCACCGGCTGCAAGCGGAAAATGTGCGATTGTGGCGCGAGGCAGGACGCCCGCGCCTTGTGGTTTTTTGTGCGACCTGTCTGGCCGGCCTCCAGGCGTATGGCGCCCTGGACGATGTCTGGCAGGACGCTGCTGAGCGCGACGCCTGGCTGACCTGTCTGACGCCGCTTTGGCGGCTCATTCCCGAGCCCGGACCGGTGCCGGTCCCCCCGTTGGCCGGCTTTAAAGTGGTCGCCCACTCGCCGTGCCACAGTGAAGCGGGGGAAGGGCAGTGGCTCGCAGCCGTGTTGCGCAGCCAGGGGGCAGAAGTTTTGTCCCTGGACCAGTGCTGCGGCCTGGGCGGAAGCATGCAATTGGAACATCCTGAGCTGTGCACCCGCGTGGGGCACGCGTTTTGGGACCGGGTTCCTTCACAAATCGATGCCGTGGTCACCGGATGCGCCGGGTGCGTCATCCAACTTGGAGCGACTGCGCCGGCAGGCATTCAGGTCGGCCATTGGCTGGAATTGTTGACAACACAGTGA
- the secA gene encoding preprotein translocase subunit SecA, with protein sequence MFGGIAKKMFGSKNERFLKTVWPMVETINGLEPQMQELEDADFPAKINQWREEVAQGRSVDELLPQVFALVREAGKRALEMRHFDVQLMGGIILHQGRIAEMKTGEGKTLVATLPLVLNALSGKGAHLVTVNDYLARRDAEWMGQLYNFLGLSVGSIMHGMTDEERKAAYAADITYGTNNEFGFDYLRDHMKFYADQLVQGELHFAIVDEVDSILIDEARTPLIISGPAEDSTAMYKRINTIVPQLKRDRDFNVDEKAKTVTFTEDGVARCEQILGLENLFDAQNIHFQHHILQALKAHELFTRDDDYIVKDGQVIIVDEFTGRLMPGRRFSDGLHQALEAKEGVKVEAENQTLAQITFQNFFRMYDKLSGMTGTADTEAVEFNQIYNLEVSVIPTHKPMVREDFSDVVYRTQQEKYEAIAQEISDLYTKGQPVLVGTTSIDKSELISNLLKKRKVPHEVLNAKHHEKEAEIVAGAGERGKVTIATNMAGRGTDIVLGDGVRELGGLHILGTERHESRRIDNQLRGRSGRQGDPGSSRFYLALDDDLLRLFGSDRISGLMQKLGVEEGQAIENKMISRAIENAQRRVEAHNFDIRKQLLEYDDVMNQQREVIYTQRREIMASDDLESMIDEFVDEVVDVIYQPVHMADKEGPDQETLDMVQAQLEDVFGLKRWLDTSAGLPDQETTRETVRKILAHLKEEAGEHYLEILRFFLLESLDRIWKEHLLTMDHLKEGIGLRGYGQKDPKQEYKREGFELFQDMLFRIKESTLKALSHLRLQRVAEEELKHKEQPQDLNYSGADESGEAQKTYKREQPKVGRNDPCPCGSGKKYKRCCGQ encoded by the coding sequence ATGTTCGGTGGAATCGCCAAAAAAATGTTTGGCTCGAAAAACGAGCGTTTCTTGAAGACGGTCTGGCCCATGGTGGAGACCATCAATGGGTTGGAACCGCAGATGCAGGAGTTGGAAGACGCAGATTTTCCGGCCAAGATCAATCAATGGCGCGAGGAGGTGGCCCAGGGGCGCTCAGTGGATGAGTTGCTGCCCCAGGTCTTCGCTCTGGTTCGGGAAGCCGGGAAACGGGCCCTCGAAATGCGGCATTTCGACGTCCAGCTTATGGGCGGTATTATTCTGCACCAGGGCCGGATCGCGGAAATGAAGACCGGTGAGGGGAAAACGCTGGTCGCGACGTTGCCGTTGGTCCTCAACGCCTTGAGTGGCAAAGGGGCCCATCTGGTGACGGTCAACGACTATCTGGCCCGCCGGGACGCGGAATGGATGGGCCAGCTGTACAATTTCCTCGGCCTGTCCGTGGGGAGCATCATGCACGGCATGACCGATGAGGAACGCAAAGCCGCCTATGCCGCGGATATCACCTATGGGACCAACAACGAATTCGGTTTCGATTATCTGCGCGACCACATGAAATTCTACGCCGATCAGTTGGTTCAAGGCGAACTCCATTTCGCCATCGTGGACGAGGTCGACTCCATTTTGATCGACGAGGCCCGGACACCGCTGATCATTTCCGGTCCGGCGGAAGATTCCACCGCCATGTACAAACGGATCAATACCATCGTGCCCCAACTCAAGCGCGACCGGGATTTCAACGTCGACGAAAAGGCCAAGACCGTCACCTTCACTGAGGACGGTGTGGCCCGCTGCGAACAGATTCTGGGGCTGGAAAACCTTTTCGACGCCCAGAACATCCATTTCCAGCACCATATCCTGCAGGCGCTCAAGGCCCACGAACTCTTCACCCGCGACGACGACTATATCGTCAAAGACGGCCAGGTCATCATCGTCGACGAATTTACCGGCCGGCTCATGCCGGGGCGCCGTTTCAGCGACGGCCTGCACCAGGCCCTGGAAGCCAAGGAAGGGGTCAAGGTCGAGGCGGAAAACCAGACCCTGGCCCAGATCACCTTCCAGAATTTTTTCCGCATGTACGACAAGCTTTCAGGCATGACCGGTACCGCGGATACCGAAGCCGTGGAATTCAACCAGATCTACAACCTGGAAGTCTCGGTCATTCCGACCCACAAGCCGATGGTCCGTGAAGATTTTTCGGATGTGGTCTACCGGACCCAGCAGGAAAAATACGAGGCCATCGCTCAGGAGATCAGCGACCTGTACACCAAGGGCCAGCCTGTCCTGGTGGGCACCACCTCCATCGACAAATCGGAACTCATTTCGAACCTGCTCAAGAAGCGCAAGGTGCCCCACGAGGTTTTGAACGCCAAGCACCACGAGAAAGAAGCTGAGATCGTGGCCGGCGCCGGTGAGCGGGGCAAAGTGACCATCGCCACGAACATGGCCGGCCGCGGGACGGACATCGTGCTCGGCGACGGGGTTCGCGAACTCGGCGGGTTGCACATCCTGGGCACGGAGCGCCACGAGAGCCGACGGATCGACAACCAGCTCCGGGGACGGTCCGGTCGTCAGGGGGATCCTGGCAGCTCCCGGTTTTATCTGGCCCTGGACGATGATCTGCTGCGGCTTTTCGGGTCTGACCGGATTTCCGGGCTGATGCAGAAGCTCGGCGTTGAAGAAGGGCAGGCCATTGAAAACAAGATGATTTCCCGGGCCATCGAGAATGCGCAGCGGCGGGTCGAGGCCCATAACTTTGATATCCGCAAGCAGCTGCTGGAATACGACGACGTCATGAACCAGCAGCGCGAGGTCATTTACACCCAGCGCCGGGAGATCATGGCCAGCGACGACCTGGAGTCCATGATCGACGAATTCGTCGATGAAGTGGTGGACGTCATCTACCAGCCGGTGCACATGGCCGACAAAGAGGGCCCGGACCAGGAGACACTGGATATGGTTCAGGCCCAATTGGAGGATGTGTTCGGGCTCAAGCGGTGGCTGGACACCTCCGCCGGCCTGCCGGACCAGGAGACGACCCGGGAGACGGTGCGCAAGATTCTGGCGCATCTCAAAGAAGAGGCCGGGGAGCACTATCTGGAAATTCTGCGCTTCTTTCTGCTGGAGTCCCTGGACCGGATCTGGAAAGAGCATCTGCTGACCATGGACCACCTCAAGGAAGGCATTGGCCTGCGCGGTTATGGACAGAAGGATCCGAAACAGGAATACAAGCGTGAAGGGTTTGAACTCTTTCAAGACATGCTTTTCCGGATCAAGGAAAGCACCTTGAAGGCCCTGAGCCATCTGCGTCTGCAGCGGGTGGCTGAAGAAGAACTCAAGCACAAGGAACAGCCGCAGGACTTGAATTATTCCGGGGCCGACGAAAGCGGCGAAGCGCAAAAGACCTACAAGCGGGAGCAGCCCAAGGTCGGTCGCAACGATCCGTGCCCCTGTGGCAGCGGCAAGAAATACAAACGGTGCTGCGGCCAATAA
- a CDS encoding HPr family phosphocarrier protein, with product MTEERAARAPQGTESAEGDQEYTADLALRVRNELGLHARPAGQLAKEAQKFMAQVWVLVDDRQADAKSVLDILSLAVGQGQRVRLKAHGPDAHDAVDHLSDLFHNLFGEAK from the coding sequence ATGACTGAGGAGAGGGCCGCTCGAGCCCCTCAGGGGACGGAGTCCGCCGAAGGGGACCAGGAATACACCGCGGATTTGGCGTTGCGTGTGCGCAACGAATTGGGATTGCATGCCAGACCCGCGGGGCAATTGGCCAAAGAGGCCCAAAAATTCATGGCCCAGGTCTGGGTCCTGGTGGACGACCGCCAGGCGGACGCCAAATCGGTTCTGGATATACTTTCCCTGGCCGTCGGCCAGGGCCAGAGGGTGCGTCTTAAGGCCCACGGTCCGGATGCGCATGATGCTGTGGACCATCTGTCGGACCTGTTTCATAATCTGTTCGGCGAGGCGAAATAG
- the smpB gene encoding SsrA-binding protein SmpB, with translation MSGIKVVAQNRKARHYFEFIEFIEAGLVLTGSEVKSLRAGRISFKDGYVQFRGGEAFLVGVHIAHYENAGYAGHDPDQPRKLLLHRREIASLRGKVEQKGLTMVPTKVYLKNGRFKVELALARGKNVRDRRQELKQKAIQRDMDREMAKAK, from the coding sequence ATGTCAGGAATAAAGGTTGTGGCCCAGAACAGAAAGGCCCGCCACTATTTTGAATTTATCGAATTCATCGAAGCCGGTCTGGTGCTGACAGGGTCGGAAGTCAAGTCCCTGCGCGCCGGGCGCATCAGTTTCAAGGATGGCTATGTCCAGTTCCGCGGCGGAGAGGCCTTTCTGGTCGGTGTCCATATTGCGCACTACGAAAATGCTGGATATGCCGGACATGATCCGGACCAGCCGCGCAAATTGCTCCTGCACCGGCGTGAAATCGCCTCCTTGCGGGGGAAAGTGGAGCAAAAAGGCCTGACGATGGTCCCCACAAAGGTGTATCTCAAAAACGGCCGCTTCAAGGTCGAGCTGGCTTTGGCTCGGGGCAAGAATGTCCGGGATCGGCGTCAGGAACTCAAACAAAAGGCCATTCAACGGGACATGGACCGGGAAATGGCCAAGGCCAAATAG
- a CDS encoding FAD-binding oxidoreductase, with protein sequence MSLPHPTPLSRAHKRFLRSLFPAEGLLLAPEAMHVYGIDASRSHAMPQAVVRPSSVEQVQRLLAWADAETIPVYTRGRATNVVGGCVPERGGVVLSTLHLNRILEIDAHDFVAVVQPGVITGELQKEARAKGLLYAPDPASAAVSSIGGNVATNAGGMRAVKYGVTRDAVLGLEAVLPGGRIIRTGARTHKDVAGLDLTSLLVGSEGTLGVVTRAWLKLLPAPPQTASVLAFFPELETALEAAQAVFMAGMLPVALEFLDRDVLGCIRQIAPLPKAETAAAALLIQVDGISACVAAQKEAVETVCTQAGATTLYTGLGSQEEQRVWQARRLINQASFRIAPHKFSQDVTVPRGRVGRYIQGVKQIAAEEGVTILTFGHLGDGNIHTNIMYDKGRQSQRQAVGRASRRILRFVLELEGSLSGEHGIGRSRRTFVHEQIGREQQSLMRRVKHVFDPNAILNPDKGY encoded by the coding sequence ATGTCCCTCCCGCACCCCACGCCCCTCAGCCGCGCCCATAAGCGGTTTTTGCGCTCGCTGTTTCCCGCCGAGGGGTTGCTCCTGGCTCCGGAAGCTATGCATGTCTATGGCATTGACGCCAGCCGGTCCCACGCCATGCCCCAGGCCGTGGTCCGCCCCAGTTCCGTGGAGCAGGTCCAGCGTCTTCTGGCCTGGGCCGATGCCGAAACGATCCCTGTTTATACCCGAGGGCGGGCGACCAATGTCGTCGGCGGCTGTGTGCCTGAGCGGGGCGGGGTTGTTCTGTCCACCCTGCATTTGAACCGTATTCTGGAGATTGATGCCCATGACTTTGTGGCTGTGGTCCAGCCTGGGGTGATTACGGGGGAGCTCCAAAAAGAGGCCCGGGCCAAGGGATTATTGTATGCGCCGGACCCGGCCAGTGCGGCGGTCAGTTCCATCGGGGGCAACGTGGCCACCAATGCCGGGGGAATGCGAGCCGTGAAGTACGGCGTGACCCGGGACGCCGTGCTCGGTCTGGAGGCGGTGCTGCCGGGCGGCAGAATCATCCGGACCGGAGCGCGGACCCATAAGGACGTCGCCGGACTTGATTTGACCTCTCTTCTCGTCGGATCCGAGGGGACTTTGGGTGTTGTGACCCGGGCCTGGCTCAAACTCCTGCCGGCACCACCGCAGACCGCTTCTGTGCTCGCCTTTTTCCCTGAGCTTGAGACCGCCCTGGAGGCGGCGCAAGCCGTTTTCATGGCCGGGATGCTCCCGGTGGCCCTGGAATTTCTGGACCGCGACGTGCTGGGATGCATTCGGCAGATAGCCCCGCTTCCCAAGGCCGAGACCGCTGCTGCGGCCCTGCTGATCCAGGTCGATGGGATCAGCGCCTGTGTGGCCGCTCAGAAAGAGGCGGTGGAGACCGTCTGTACCCAGGCCGGAGCCACAACCCTTTATACCGGCCTTGGCTCTCAGGAGGAGCAGCGGGTCTGGCAGGCCCGGCGGCTGATCAATCAGGCCTCTTTCCGGATTGCTCCGCATAAATTCAGCCAGGATGTGACGGTGCCCCGGGGCCGCGTGGGGCGGTATATCCAGGGCGTGAAACAGATCGCCGCTGAGGAAGGGGTGACCATTTTGACCTTTGGCCATCTCGGTGACGGGAACATCCACACGAATATCATGTACGACAAAGGCCGACAGTCCCAGCGCCAGGCCGTTGGACGGGCCTCCCGGCGCATTTTGCGCTTCGTGCTGGAACTCGAGGGGTCCTTGTCCGGCGAACACGGTATCGGCCGGAGCCGACGGACGTTTGTCCACGAACAGATCGGACGGGAACAGCAATCCCTGATGCGCCGGGTGAAACATGTTTTTGATCCAAACGCCATTCTCAATCCGGACAAGGGATATTGA